A part of Streptomyces sp. NBC_01497 genomic DNA contains:
- a CDS encoding ADP-ribosylglycohydrolase family protein, which translates to MPTQVMSRRDVVRAYGTLTGFAPAGPGNPVSAGMPAGSVTDDTDQAVIVGRLLLEGAGHIDPLRFAHELLAWEKDMKAKGSFDLLGPSTKAALDRVAQGVPPSEAGRYGTTNGAAMRVTPVGIAFPARPTEAFLDRVVESCQVTHDTTVGIAGAAAVAAAVSTGVGGGTLEDAVAAAVVAARAGAERGHWIAGADIAARIEWASELVKGVPEAEALDLVCSLVGTSVASQESVPAAFAVLSVAGGDPWRSTLLAANLGGDSDTIGAIAGAIAGSVAGLAALPADAVTTLRTVNDLELEPLTERLLALR; encoded by the coding sequence ATGCCCACGCAGGTCATGTCGCGACGCGACGTCGTCAGGGCGTACGGCACCCTCACCGGCTTCGCGCCGGCCGGGCCCGGCAACCCGGTCAGTGCCGGGATGCCGGCCGGTTCCGTGACCGACGACACCGACCAGGCCGTCATCGTCGGCAGGCTGCTCCTGGAGGGCGCCGGCCACATCGACCCGCTGCGCTTCGCCCACGAACTGCTCGCCTGGGAGAAGGACATGAAGGCGAAGGGCTCCTTCGACCTCCTGGGCCCCTCCACCAAGGCGGCGCTCGACAGGGTGGCGCAGGGGGTGCCGCCCAGCGAGGCGGGCAGGTACGGCACCACGAACGGCGCAGCGATGCGCGTCACACCGGTCGGCATCGCGTTTCCCGCGCGGCCCACCGAGGCGTTCCTCGACCGGGTCGTGGAGTCCTGCCAGGTGACGCACGACACCACCGTCGGCATCGCGGGCGCGGCGGCCGTCGCCGCCGCCGTCAGCACCGGCGTCGGTGGTGGCACTCTTGAGGACGCGGTCGCCGCCGCCGTCGTGGCCGCGCGGGCCGGCGCGGAGCGCGGCCACTGGATCGCGGGCGCCGACATCGCCGCCCGCATCGAGTGGGCGTCCGAGCTGGTCAAGGGTGTCCCGGAGGCGGAGGCGCTGGACCTGGTGTGCTCGCTCGTCGGGACGAGTGTGGCCAGCCAGGAGTCGGTACCCGCCGCGTTCGCGGTGCTCTCCGTCGCCGGTGGCGACCCGTGGCGCAGCACACTGCTCGCCGCGAACCTCGGCGGCGACAGCGACACCATCGGTGCGATCGCGGGTGCGATCGCCGGGTCCGTGGCGGGCCTCGCGGCCCTGCCCGCCGACGCGGTCACCACTCTGCGCACCGTCAACGATCTTGAGCTTGAGCCCCTCACGGAGCGCCTGCTCGCGCTGCGCTGA
- a CDS encoding GntR family transcriptional regulator, whose translation MPGQVHKHHRIARVLADEIRAGVHSTGERLPGEHALTERFGVSRTTLRQALQVLGEQGLIATHPGIGSFVTFDGTPLDNRLGWAHALAAGATELVTEVLRFETVHDPALAAALDTRTDAFVALDRVRRLGDGAGVSLELSRVPAVGALAELPRHGLTEGSLNKTLLAAGRIAESGDGRVSVRGLDEAEAATLRRSPGESFLHLAQVYRAADGSVVEQVTSLLDPARFQLHVHTGRGDRQ comes from the coding sequence ATGCCTGGACAGGTTCACAAGCATCATCGCATCGCCCGCGTTCTCGCCGACGAGATCAGAGCCGGTGTGCACAGCACCGGCGAGCGGCTGCCCGGGGAGCACGCGCTCACCGAGCGGTTCGGAGTCAGCCGCACCACGCTGCGGCAGGCGCTCCAGGTCCTCGGCGAGCAGGGGCTGATCGCGACGCACCCCGGCATCGGATCGTTCGTCACCTTCGACGGCACCCCGCTGGACAACCGGCTCGGCTGGGCACACGCCCTCGCCGCAGGGGCCACCGAGCTGGTCACCGAGGTGCTGCGCTTCGAGACCGTCCACGACCCCGCGCTCGCGGCGGCGCTGGACACGCGGACGGACGCGTTCGTCGCGCTCGACCGGGTCCGGCGGCTCGGCGACGGAGCCGGGGTCTCGCTGGAGCTGAGCCGGGTGCCCGCCGTCGGCGCGCTCGCGGAGCTGCCCCGGCACGGGCTCACCGAGGGATCGCTGAACAAGACCCTGCTCGCCGCGGGCCGGATCGCCGAATCCGGCGACGGCCGGGTCTCCGTACGCGGTCTCGACGAGGCCGAGGCGGCGACGCTGCGCCGTTCCCCCGGTGAATCGTTCCTGCACCTGGCCCAGGTGTACCGGGCCGCCGATGGGTCCGTCGTCGAACAGGTGACGAGCCTCCTCGACCCCGCCAGGTTCCAACTGCACGTCCACACGGGTCGAGGAGACCGCCAGTGA
- a CDS encoding L,D-transpeptidase family protein — protein sequence MTTVRAAASAFLALAAVAATAGAAPPGTGPAPGRMADTGGGSQLITVQGAALGSTSGRLTWWDRRGRTWVATGSAPARFGAHGLTDGASRKQGTSTTPTGLYDLPYAFGNAAPPRGTTYPYRRTTARSWWCEDNASRAYNRWTEGLPKDCRASESEHLADYATQYAHALVIGFNYAHPVHGRGAGIFLHVNGKGATAGCVSLPADAMASVLAWVDVSRAPHVAIGTDKDGATALTAY from the coding sequence ATGACGACCGTACGCGCCGCAGCGTCCGCCTTCCTCGCCCTCGCCGCCGTCGCCGCCACGGCGGGCGCGGCACCCCCCGGCACCGGGCCGGCGCCCGGACGGATGGCGGACACCGGTGGCGGAAGCCAGCTGATCACCGTCCAGGGCGCCGCCCTCGGCTCCACCTCGGGCCGCCTGACGTGGTGGGACCGGCGCGGCCGGACCTGGGTCGCGACGGGATCCGCGCCCGCGCGGTTCGGCGCGCACGGCCTGACGGACGGGGCGAGCAGGAAGCAGGGCACCTCGACGACCCCGACCGGGCTGTACGACCTGCCGTACGCGTTCGGCAACGCGGCACCGCCGCGCGGCACGACGTACCCCTACCGGCGCACGACGGCGCGGTCCTGGTGGTGCGAGGACAACGCCTCGCGCGCGTACAACCGGTGGACGGAAGGGTTGCCGAAGGACTGCCGGGCGAGCGAGTCGGAGCACCTGGCGGACTACGCGACGCAGTACGCCCACGCGCTGGTGATCGGGTTCAACTACGCGCACCCGGTGCACGGGCGGGGCGCCGGGATCTTCCTGCACGTGAACGGGAAGGGCGCGACGGCGGGCTGCGTGTCGCTCCCGGCGGACGCGATGGCGTCCGTCCTGGCCTGGGTGGACGTCTCGCGGGCCCCGCACGTCGCGATCGGCACGGACAAGGACGGGGCCACGGCGCTCACGGCGTACTGA
- a CDS encoding argininosuccinate synthase: MTERVVLAYSGGLDTSVAIGWIAEETGAEVIAVAVDVGQGGEDMDVIRKRALACGAVEAEVADAKDEFAEGYCLPAIKANALYMDRYPLVSALSRPAIVKHLVAAAEKHGADTVAHGCTGKGNDQVRFEAGIVALAPGLKCIAPVRDYAMTRDKAIAFCEAKNLPIATTKKSPYSIDQNVFGRAVETGFLEDIWNAPIEDIYDYTQNPATPREADEVVISFKAGVPVAIDGRPVSVLQAIQQLNERAGAQGIGRIDMVEDRLVGIKSREVYEAPGAIALITAHQELESVTVERELARYKRQVEQRWGELVYDGQWFSPLKRALDGFVNEANEHVTGDIRMTLHAGSAVVTGRRSGESLYDFNLATYDTGDTFDQSKAQGFIEIFGLSSKIAAKRDLQA; the protein is encoded by the coding sequence GTGACCGAGCGCGTCGTACTCGCCTATTCGGGCGGCCTGGACACGTCCGTCGCCATCGGTTGGATCGCCGAGGAGACGGGGGCCGAGGTCATCGCCGTCGCCGTCGACGTCGGCCAGGGCGGCGAGGACATGGACGTGATCCGCAAGCGAGCCCTCGCCTGCGGTGCCGTCGAGGCCGAGGTCGCCGACGCGAAGGACGAGTTCGCCGAGGGCTACTGCCTGCCGGCGATCAAGGCCAACGCGCTCTACATGGACCGCTACCCGCTGGTCTCCGCCCTGTCCAGGCCGGCGATCGTCAAGCACCTGGTCGCCGCCGCCGAGAAGCACGGTGCCGACACCGTCGCCCACGGCTGCACCGGCAAGGGTAACGACCAGGTCCGCTTCGAGGCCGGCATCGTGGCCCTCGCGCCCGGTCTCAAGTGCATCGCCCCGGTCCGCGACTACGCGATGACCCGGGACAAGGCGATCGCCTTCTGCGAGGCGAAGAACCTCCCGATCGCGACCACCAAGAAGTCCCCGTACTCCATCGACCAGAACGTCTTCGGGCGGGCCGTCGAGACGGGCTTCCTGGAGGACATCTGGAACGCGCCGATCGAGGACATCTACGACTACACGCAGAACCCCGCCACGCCCCGCGAGGCCGACGAGGTCGTCATCTCCTTCAAGGCGGGCGTCCCCGTCGCCATCGACGGCAGGCCCGTCTCCGTCCTGCAGGCCATCCAGCAGCTCAACGAACGCGCCGGCGCCCAGGGCATCGGCCGGATCGACATGGTCGAGGACCGGCTCGTGGGCATCAAGTCCCGCGAGGTCTACGAGGCCCCCGGCGCGATCGCGCTGATCACGGCCCACCAGGAGCTGGAGAGCGTCACCGTCGAGCGCGAGCTGGCCCGCTACAAGCGGCAGGTCGAGCAGCGCTGGGGCGAACTGGTCTACGACGGCCAGTGGTTCTCGCCGCTCAAGCGTGCCCTGGACGGTTTCGTCAACGAGGCGAACGAGCACGTCACCGGCGACATCCGGATGACCCTGCACGCGGGCAGCGCCGTGGTCACCGGCCGCCGCTCCGGCGAGTCGCTCTACGACTTCAACCTCGCCACGTACGACACGGGCGACACGTTCGACCAGTCGAAGGCCCAGGGCTTCATCGAGATCTTCGGCCTCTCCTCGAAGATCGCGGCGAAGCGCGACCTGCAGGCGTAG
- the argH gene encoding argininosuccinate lyase produces the protein MSSNNGDVRLWGGRFAGGPADALAKLSASVHFDWRLAPYDIAGSRAHARVLHKAGLLTRDELTEMLAGLAQLEDDVTDGSFTGTVADEDVHTALERGLLERLGPDLGGKLRAGRSRNDQVATLFRMYLRDHARVIGGLIAELQDALVGLADAHPTVAMPGRTHLQHAQPVLFAHHVLAHVQALTRDAERLRQWDKRTAVSPYGSGALAGSSLGLDPEAVAVDLGFERGSVGNSIDGTASRDFVAEFTFITAMIGVNLSRVAEEVILWNTKEFSFVTLDDAYSTGSSIMPQKKNPDIAELARGKSGRLIGNLTGLMATLKALPLAYNRDLQEDKEPVFDSCDQLELLLPAFTGMMATLKINRTRMEELAPAGFSLATDVAEWLVKQGVPFRVAHEVAGECVKECEALGIELDELTDEQFAKISPHLTPDVRSVLNVQGALASRNGRGGTAPSAVATQLSELKADLVIQHAWATARK, from the coding sequence GTGAGCAGCAACAACGGTGACGTCCGGCTCTGGGGCGGCCGGTTCGCCGGCGGACCGGCCGACGCCCTGGCCAAGCTCTCGGCGTCCGTGCACTTCGACTGGCGTCTCGCCCCCTACGACATCGCGGGATCACGCGCGCACGCCCGCGTGCTGCACAAGGCGGGGCTGCTCACCCGGGACGAGCTGACGGAGATGCTCGCGGGCCTCGCGCAGCTGGAGGACGACGTCACGGACGGGTCGTTCACCGGGACCGTCGCCGACGAGGACGTGCACACGGCGCTGGAGCGCGGCCTGCTGGAGCGCCTCGGTCCTGACCTGGGCGGCAAACTGCGGGCCGGCCGCTCCCGCAACGACCAGGTCGCCACCCTCTTCCGCATGTACCTGCGCGATCACGCCCGCGTCATCGGCGGCCTGATCGCCGAACTGCAGGACGCGCTGGTCGGCCTCGCCGACGCGCACCCCACCGTCGCCATGCCGGGCCGTACGCACCTCCAGCACGCACAGCCCGTCCTGTTCGCGCACCACGTCCTCGCGCACGTCCAGGCACTGACGCGCGACGCGGAGCGGCTGCGCCAGTGGGACAAGCGCACGGCGGTCTCCCCCTACGGCTCCGGCGCGCTGGCCGGCTCCTCGCTCGGCCTCGACCCGGAGGCCGTCGCCGTGGACCTGGGCTTCGAGCGCGGCTCGGTGGGCAACTCCATCGACGGCACGGCCTCCCGTGACTTCGTCGCCGAGTTCACCTTCATCACGGCGATGATCGGGGTGAACCTGTCCCGGGTGGCGGAGGAGGTCATCCTGTGGAACACGAAGGAGTTCTCCTTCGTGACCCTGGACGACGCCTACTCCACCGGTTCCTCGATCATGCCGCAGAAGAAGAACCCGGACATCGCGGAGCTGGCGCGCGGCAAGTCCGGCCGGCTCATCGGCAACCTGACGGGGCTGATGGCGACCCTGAAGGCGCTGCCGCTCGCGTACAACCGCGACCTCCAGGAGGACAAGGAGCCCGTCTTCGACTCCTGCGACCAGCTGGAGCTGCTGCTGCCCGCCTTCACCGGCATGATGGCCACGCTGAAGATCAACCGGACCCGGATGGAGGAGCTGGCCCCGGCCGGCTTCTCGCTGGCGACGGACGTCGCGGAGTGGCTGGTGAAGCAGGGCGTGCCGTTCCGGGTGGCGCACGAGGTCGCGGGGGAGTGCGTCAAGGAGTGCGAGGCGCTCGGCATCGAACTGGACGAGCTGACGGACGAGCAGTTCGCGAAGATCTCGCCGCACCTGACGCCGGACGTCCGCTCGGTGCTGAACGTGCAGGGCGCGCTGGCGTCCCGCAACGGGCGCGGGGGCACCGCCCCTTCGGCGGTCGCCACCCAGCTCTCCGAGCTGAAGGCGGACCTGGTCATCCAGCACGCGTGGGCCACCGCCAGGAAGTGA
- a CDS encoding NADP-dependent isocitrate dehydrogenase, translating into MTDPTIIYTHTDEAPALATYSFLPVIEAYASTAGIAVQSRDISLAGRIIAHFPERLKEEQRVGDALAELGELARTPDANIIKLPNISASIPQLKAAIAELKSQGYALPDYPDDPKTDQERDIRARYDKVKGSAVNPVLREGNSDRRAPASVKNYARKHPHRMGAWSPDSTTNVAHMSADDFRSTEKSAVIGAEGTLRIELSGDDGTTTVLRESVPVLKDEVVDASVLHVAALREFLTAQIAEAKRQGVLFSVHLKATMMKVSDPIIFGHVVRAFFPKTFAEYGDVLAAAGLTPNDGLGGILKGIESLPEGPAIKASFDAELAAGPELAMVDSDRGITNLHVPSDVIVDASMPAMIRTSGHMWGKDGGEHDTLAVIPDSSYAGIYQATIEDCRAHGAFDPSTMGSVPNVGLMAQAAEEYGSHDKTFEIPTTGTVRVLDASGEAVLEQAVGAGDIFRMCQTKDIPIRDWVKLAVTRARATGTPAVFWLDETRAHDRNLIEKVRAYLPEHDTEGLTIEIKSPVDAIRYSLERIRRGEDTISVTGNVLRDYLTDLFPILELGTSAKMLSVVPLINGGGLFETGAGGSAPKHVQQLVKENYLRWDSLGEFLALAVSFEQLATSTGNARAQVLSDTLDRATGTFLDKDKSPSRRVGGIDNRGSHFYLSLYWAQELAKQTDDTQLAEAFAGLAKTLGEQEATIVGELAAVQGSPVELGGYYQPDPAKAAAVMRPSKTFNQAIDGLKG; encoded by the coding sequence GTGACTGACCCGACCATCATCTATACGCACACCGACGAGGCGCCGGCCCTGGCGACCTATTCGTTCCTGCCGGTGATCGAGGCGTACGCCTCCACGGCGGGCATCGCCGTGCAGAGCCGGGACATCTCCCTGGCCGGGCGGATCATCGCGCACTTCCCCGAGCGTCTCAAGGAGGAGCAGCGGGTCGGCGACGCCCTCGCGGAGCTGGGCGAACTCGCCAGGACGCCCGACGCGAACATCATCAAGCTGCCGAACATCTCGGCCTCGATCCCGCAGCTCAAGGCCGCGATCGCGGAGCTCAAGAGCCAGGGCTACGCGCTGCCGGACTACCCGGACGACCCGAAGACCGACCAGGAGCGCGACATCCGCGCCCGCTACGACAAGGTCAAGGGCAGCGCCGTCAACCCGGTGCTGCGCGAGGGCAACTCGGACCGCCGCGCGCCCGCGTCCGTGAAGAACTACGCCAGGAAGCACCCGCACCGCATGGGCGCCTGGTCCCCCGACTCGACGACGAACGTCGCGCACATGAGCGCCGACGACTTCCGCTCCACCGAGAAGTCCGCGGTCATCGGCGCCGAGGGAACCCTGCGCATCGAGCTGTCCGGCGACGACGGCACCACCACGGTGCTGCGCGAGTCGGTGCCGGTCCTCAAGGACGAGGTCGTGGACGCGTCCGTCCTGCACGTGGCCGCGCTGCGCGAGTTCCTCACCGCGCAGATCGCCGAGGCCAAGCGCCAGGGCGTGCTGTTCTCCGTACACCTGAAGGCCACGATGATGAAGGTCTCCGACCCGATCATCTTCGGTCACGTCGTCCGCGCCTTCTTCCCGAAGACGTTCGCCGAGTACGGTGACGTGCTCGCCGCGGCCGGCCTGACCCCCAACGACGGTCTCGGCGGCATCCTGAAGGGCATCGAGTCGCTGCCCGAGGGCCCCGCGATCAAGGCGTCCTTCGACGCCGAGCTCGCCGCGGGCCCCGAGCTCGCGATGGTCGACTCCGACCGCGGCATCACCAACCTGCACGTGCCGAGCGATGTCATCGTGGACGCGTCCATGCCCGCGATGATCCGTACCTCGGGTCACATGTGGGGCAAGGACGGCGGCGAGCACGACACCCTCGCGGTCATCCCCGACAGCAGCTACGCGGGCATCTACCAGGCCACCATCGAGGACTGCCGCGCGCACGGCGCCTTCGACCCGTCCACCATGGGCTCGGTGCCGAACGTCGGTCTGATGGCGCAGGCAGCCGAGGAGTACGGCAGCCACGACAAGACCTTCGAGATCCCCACCACCGGCACGGTCCGCGTCCTCGACGCGTCCGGCGAGGCGGTGCTGGAGCAGGCCGTCGGCGCCGGTGACATCTTCCGCATGTGCCAGACCAAGGACATCCCGATCCGGGACTGGGTCAAGCTCGCGGTCACGCGGGCACGTGCCACCGGCACCCCGGCCGTCTTCTGGCTGGACGAGACCCGCGCGCACGACCGGAACCTGATCGAGAAGGTCAGGGCGTACCTGCCGGAGCACGACACCGAGGGCCTGACCATCGAGATCAAGTCGCCCGTCGACGCGATCAGGTACTCCCTGGAGCGCATCCGCCGCGGCGAGGACACCATCTCGGTCACCGGCAACGTGCTGCGCGACTACCTCACCGACCTGTTCCCGATCCTGGAGCTCGGTACGAGCGCCAAGATGCTCTCGGTCGTCCCGCTGATCAACGGCGGCGGGCTGTTCGAGACGGGCGCCGGCGGCTCCGCGCCCAAGCACGTGCAGCAGCTCGTCAAGGAGAACTACCTCCGCTGGGACAGCCTGGGCGAGTTCCTGGCCCTCGCGGTCAGCTTCGAGCAGCTGGCGACCAGCACGGGCAACGCGCGCGCCCAGGTGCTCAGCGACACCCTGGACCGCGCAACCGGCACCTTCCTCGACAAGGACAAGTCGCCGAGCCGCCGCGTCGGCGGGATCGACAACCGCGGCAGCCACTTCTACCTGTCCCTGTACTGGGCCCAGGAGCTGGCGAAGCAGACGGACGACACGCAGCTGGCGGAGGCGTTCGCGGGTCTCGCGAAGACGCTGGGCGAGCAGGAGGCGACCATCGTCGGGGAACTGGCGGCGGTGCAGGGCTCGCCGGTCGAGCTGGGCGGCTACTACCAGCCGGACCCGGCGAAGGCCGCGGCCGTCATGCGCCCGTCGAAGACGTTCAACCAGGCGATCGACGGCCTGAAGGGCTGA
- a CDS encoding TetR/AcrR family transcriptional regulator produces MAVDRDHVLRSAAALLTRRATATMDEVAKAAGIGRATLHRHFAGREALVRALEALGIQEIEAALDAARLDEGPAEDALRRFVGAVEPAAGLLAFLVTENQLFEDGVHAGWSRIDARISALFRRGQERGEFRIDLPPAWLTEALYGLIGACAWSIQDGRVAAKDFTYMTTELLLGGVRRGART; encoded by the coding sequence ATGGCTGTCGACCGTGACCACGTCCTGCGCAGCGCCGCCGCGCTCCTGACCCGCCGCGCCACCGCCACCATGGACGAGGTGGCGAAGGCGGCCGGAATCGGCCGCGCCACCCTGCACCGGCACTTCGCCGGGCGGGAGGCGCTCGTACGGGCGCTGGAAGCGCTCGGCATACAGGAGATCGAGGCCGCGCTCGACGCGGCCCGGCTCGACGAGGGCCCGGCCGAGGACGCGCTGCGCCGCTTCGTCGGCGCGGTCGAGCCCGCCGCGGGCCTGCTGGCCTTCCTCGTCACCGAGAACCAGTTGTTCGAGGACGGCGTGCACGCGGGCTGGAGCCGGATAGACGCCCGGATCTCGGCCCTGTTCCGGCGCGGTCAGGAGCGCGGCGAATTCCGCATCGACCTGCCCCCGGCCTGGCTCACCGAGGCCCTGTACGGGCTGATCGGTGCGTGCGCCTGGTCGATCCAGGACGGCAGGGTCGCGGCGAAGGACTTCACGTACATGACCACCGAGCTCCTGCTCGGTGGGGTACGCCGGGGAGCGCGGACATGA
- a CDS encoding MFS transporter — MSGGTTRTGRTPPRTQEPPRGRAGRWLALSVLVLAVLLVAVDATVLGLATPFLSEDLRPSSTQLLWIGDIYSFVIAGLLVSMGSLGDRIGRKKLLLCGSVAFGGVSVLTAYATSPGMMIVARALLGVAGATLMPATLALIRNIFHDPKERSLAVGIWGAMASAGAAVGPVVGGFLLEHFWWGSVFLINLPVMAVLVIVGVRLLPESKNPRPGPWDLPSVLLSLIGVIGVVYAVKEAAAHGLRWDIATTALIGIVALAWFVRRQLTLPVPLLDMRLFTHRGFRGAVLADLLTILGLSGLVFFLSQYLQLVQGRDPLEAGLAELPAAVGAVAAGLVAGRAARRFSVRAIVSGGLAAIGLALAAVTLFGEHTGYPALGSVLLVVGIGAGFSFTVTADVILGSVPKEEAGAAAAVSETAYELGAALGIALLGTIVTGVYRGFQAPAGIPASASAAAHQSLGGATLAAGGLGRQGQALLAAAQESFMSGLRVAAGVGAVILLLTAGAAWVLLRGQHLGESSAEDASGGEPGRAADTSPARAESRAK, encoded by the coding sequence ATGAGCGGCGGCACGACGCGGACCGGCCGGACGCCGCCCAGGACCCAGGAGCCGCCGCGCGGCCGTGCGGGCCGCTGGCTCGCGCTGTCCGTGCTGGTGCTCGCCGTACTGCTGGTGGCGGTCGACGCGACCGTCCTCGGCCTCGCCACCCCCTTCCTCAGCGAGGACCTGCGCCCGTCGAGCACCCAGCTGCTGTGGATCGGCGACATCTACTCGTTCGTCATCGCCGGGCTGCTCGTCTCGATGGGGAGCCTCGGCGACCGCATCGGCCGCAAGAAACTGCTGCTGTGCGGATCAGTCGCCTTCGGCGGCGTCTCCGTGCTCACCGCGTACGCCACCAGCCCGGGGATGATGATCGTCGCGCGCGCCCTGCTCGGCGTCGCGGGCGCGACCCTGATGCCGGCGACGCTGGCGCTGATCCGCAACATCTTCCACGACCCGAAGGAGCGCAGTCTCGCCGTCGGCATCTGGGGCGCGATGGCCTCGGCGGGCGCCGCGGTCGGTCCCGTCGTCGGCGGCTTCCTGCTGGAGCACTTCTGGTGGGGCTCGGTCTTCCTGATCAACCTGCCGGTGATGGCGGTACTCGTCATCGTCGGCGTCAGACTGCTGCCCGAGTCGAAGAACCCGCGCCCGGGCCCCTGGGACCTGCCGAGCGTGCTGCTGTCCCTGATCGGCGTCATCGGCGTGGTGTACGCGGTCAAGGAGGCGGCCGCCCACGGGCTGCGCTGGGACATCGCGACGACGGCGCTGATCGGGATCGTCGCGCTCGCCTGGTTCGTACGGCGTCAGCTGACCCTCCCGGTACCGCTGCTGGACATGCGGCTGTTCACGCACCGGGGGTTCAGGGGCGCGGTCCTCGCCGATCTCCTGACCATCCTCGGCCTCTCCGGCCTGGTCTTCTTCCTGTCGCAGTACCTGCAACTCGTGCAGGGCAGGGACCCGCTGGAGGCGGGCCTGGCCGAGCTCCCGGCGGCGGTCGGCGCCGTCGCGGCCGGCCTGGTCGCGGGCCGGGCGGCCCGGCGCTTCTCGGTCCGCGCCATCGTGTCCGGGGGCCTCGCGGCGATCGGGCTGGCACTCGCCGCGGTCACCCTGTTCGGCGAGCACACGGGATACCCGGCGCTGGGCAGCGTCCTGCTGGTCGTCGGGATCGGCGCGGGTTTCAGCTTCACCGTGACGGCCGACGTGATCCTCGGCAGCGTCCCCAAGGAGGAGGCCGGCGCGGCGGCCGCCGTCTCGGAGACCGCCTACGAGCTGGGCGCGGCGCTCGGCATCGCGCTGCTCGGCACGATCGTGACGGGCGTGTACCGCGGTTTCCAGGCGCCCGCCGGCATCCCGGCGAGTGCTTCGGCCGCGGCCCACCAGTCGCTCGGTGGGGCGACCCTGGCGGCCGGTGGCCTCGGCCGCCAGGGCCAGGCCCTCCTCGCCGCCGCGCAGGAGTCGTTCATGAGCGGGCTGCGGGTGGCCGCGGGCGTCGGCGCGGTGATCCTGCTGCTGACCGCGGGCGCTGCCTGGGTCCTGCTGCGGGGCCAGCACCTCGGGGAGTCCTCGGCCGAGGACGCGTCCGGGGGCGAGCCGGGGCGCGCGGCGGACACCTCACCGGCGCGTGCCGAAAGCCGGGCGAAGTGA
- a CDS encoding lysophospholipid acyltransferase family protein → MSRFAFLKATIGSLVRLAFRTRVEGAEHIPGTGPVILAGNHLTFIDSMILPLVCDRQVFFIGKDEYVTGRGIKGRAMAWFFTGVGMIPVDRDGGRGGVAALMTGSRVLEEGKIFGIYPEGTRSPDGRLYRGRTGIARLTLMTGAPVVPFAMIGTDKLQPDGKGLPRAGKVTVRFGPAMEFSRYDGMERDRYVLRAVTDSVMAEVMRLGGQEYVDMYATKAKAAA, encoded by the coding sequence TTGTCCCGTTTCGCGTTCCTCAAGGCAACGATCGGATCGCTGGTGCGCCTCGCGTTCCGTACGAGGGTGGAGGGTGCGGAGCACATTCCGGGCACCGGGCCAGTGATCCTCGCCGGCAACCATCTGACCTTCATCGACTCGATGATCCTGCCCCTGGTCTGCGACCGGCAGGTCTTCTTCATCGGCAAGGACGAGTACGTCACCGGCCGGGGCATCAAGGGCCGGGCGATGGCCTGGTTCTTCACGGGCGTCGGCATGATCCCGGTGGACCGCGACGGCGGGCGCGGCGGGGTCGCGGCGCTGATGACGGGGAGCCGGGTCCTGGAGGAGGGCAAGATCTTCGGGATCTACCCCGAGGGCACCCGCTCCCCGGACGGGCGTCTGTACCGGGGCCGTACGGGCATCGCGCGGCTGACGCTGATGACGGGCGCGCCGGTGGTGCCGTTCGCGATGATCGGCACCGACAAGCTCCAGCCCGACGGGAAGGGACTGCCGCGCGCGGGCAAGGTGACCGTGCGCTTCGGCCCCGCGATGGAGTTCTCGCGCTACGACGGCATGGAGCGCGACCGCTACGTCCTGCGCGCGGTGACGGACTCCGTCATGGCGGAGGTCATGCGGCTCGGCGGCCAGGAGTACGTGGACATGTACGCGACGAAGGCGAAGGCAGCGGCCTGA
- a CDS encoding sigma-70 family RNA polymerase sigma factor: MVTTPGAGELFAALSPLVRAEATAEAPAAAVEARDLEQAVWVRLLERLSGQGPPPDASRWVRETVRGEARRARRTAAREMPYGTGSAHHPRTDPEAGPERVVLRAERRLAIREAVGRTPGRCPGLLTAMLSPGDPTYREIAGALGMSQGSLGPIRSRCLGCLRRMLAPEVAAHGHLGKEP, translated from the coding sequence ATGGTCACCACCCCAGGGGCCGGCGAACTGTTCGCCGCGCTGTCCCCCCTCGTACGCGCCGAGGCGACCGCGGAGGCCCCGGCCGCCGCCGTCGAGGCGCGCGATCTCGAACAGGCCGTATGGGTACGCCTCCTGGAACGCCTGTCGGGACAGGGCCCACCGCCCGACGCCTCCCGCTGGGTCAGGGAGACGGTCCGCGGCGAGGCCCGCCGGGCCCGCCGTACCGCCGCCCGCGAGATGCCGTACGGCACCGGGTCCGCGCACCACCCCCGCACCGACCCCGAAGCGGGGCCCGAACGGGTGGTCCTGCGCGCCGAGCGGCGCCTGGCGATACGCGAGGCGGTCGGCAGGACACCCGGCCGCTGTCCGGGCCTGCTGACCGCGATGCTGTCGCCGGGCGACCCCACGTACCGGGAGATCGCAGGGGCGTTGGGTATGTCACAGGGCAGTTTGGGACCGATCCGTTCCAGATGCCTGGGATGCCTGCGGAGAATGCTCGCGCCGGAGGTTGCAGCTCATGGACATCTGGGAAAAGAGCCGTAG